In one Dasypus novemcinctus isolate mDasNov1 chromosome 25, mDasNov1.1.hap2, whole genome shotgun sequence genomic region, the following are encoded:
- the ADRA1A gene encoding alpha-1A adrenergic receptor isoform X5 — MVFLSGNASDSSNCTHPPAPVNISKAILLGVILGSLIIFGVLGNILVILSVACHRHLHSVTHYYIVNLAVADLLLTSTVLPFSAIFEILGYWAFGRVFCNIWAAVDVLCCTASIMGLCIISIDRYIGVSYPLRYPSIVTPRRGLLALLCVWALSLVISIGPLFGWRQPAPEDETICQITEEPGYVLFSALGSFYVPLAIILVMYCRVYVVAKRESRGLESGLKTDKSDSEQVTLRIHRKNVPAAGSGGSSAKNKTHFSVRLLKFSREKKAAKTLGIVVGCFVLCWLPFFLVMPIDQDGSVRCARTHISQRISNNEQQLTGPTSSELQKTVKAYSNWASVKSRKHSFKE; from the exons ATGGTGTTTCTCTCCGGAAATGCTTCCGACAGCTCCAACTGCACCCACCCGCCGGCTCCGGTGAACATTTCCAAGGCCATTCTGCTCGGGGTGATCTTGGGGAGCCTCATCATATTCGGGGTGCTGGGGAACATCCTAGTGATCCTCTCTGTGGCCTGCCACCGGCACCTCCATTCGGTCACTCACTACTACATCGTCAACCTGGCCGTGGCCGACCTTCTGCTCACCTCCACGGTGCTGCCCTTCTCTGCCATCTTCGAGATCCTGGGCTACTGGGCCTTCGGCAGGGTCTTTTGCAATATCTGGGCGGCGGTGGATGTCCTGTGCTGCACCGCCTCCATCATGGGACTCTGCATCATCTCCATCGACCGCTACATCGGCGTGAGCTACCCGCTGCGCTACCCCAGCATCGTGACCCCGAGGAGAGGTCTCCTGGCTCTGCTCTGCGTCTGGGCACTCTCCCTCGTCATCTCCATAGGGCCTCTGTTCGGCTGGCGGCAGCCGGCCCCCGAGGACGAGACCATCTGCCAGATCACGGAGGAGCCGGGCTATGTGCTCTTCTCGGCGCTCGGCTCCTTCTACGTCCCGCTGGCCATCATCCTGGTCATGTACTGCCGGGTCTACGTGGTAGCCAAGAGGGAGAGCCGGGGCCTGGAGTCTGGCCTCAAGACTGACAAGTCGGACTCAGAGCAGGTGACGCTCCGCATCCACCGGAAAAATGTCCCCGCAGCGGGCAGCGGGGGTTCGAGCGCCAAGAACAAAACACACTTCTCCGTGAGACTCCTCAAGTTTTCCCGGGAGAAGAAAGCGGCCAAAACTCTGGGCATCGTGGTGGGCTGCTTCGTCCTCTGCTGGCTGCCTTTTTTCTTAGTGATGCCAATTG ACCAAGATGGCAGCGTAAGATGCGCCAGGACACACATCTCCCAAAGAATTTCAAACAACGAGCAACAACTGACAGGGCCAACTTCCTCAGAACTTCAGAAAACAGTTAAGGCTTACAGTAACTGGGCAAGTGTCAAATccagaaaacacagctttaaagaATGA